The Fructilactobacillus myrtifloralis genome segment TTTGGGTAACCTTTTTAGCGGCTTCTAGCGCTCGCGGATCCGGTTCTCCGTGCTCGTCAACGATGCTAATCCCATCGTCTTCAACCTTTTCTAACAACTCATTCATTTGTTTTTTCTTCAGATCGAAGGGAACCTGGAGTTCTGATTCCAAGGTTGCATACGTGACGTGCCCAATTTTTTTATACTTCTTTACTAAAGCTTCGTAAACCTTGTGGTACCCGTCTTGATCAAACTCTTTTTTCAGATCCTGATTCAGCCGTTCCTGCTTTGCAGCGGTGGTACTTTTTGCTTCGGGAGTCGCTTTTTTTAATTCTGCGTTTTTACGTGCTTTTCGTTCTGCCATCTAAATTCCTCCCCGGTTTAATCGTCAGTTGCCTTTAGCCGATCTAACTGTTGTTGGAGCTTAATCAAATCGGTTGCGAGTTTCAGTTGTTGTAATTCGTTCCCCGTTTGCTCGGCAACTGCAAATTCATGTTTTAAAGTCTTGATTTGCGCGGTCAACGGCGCATCCTGCTGTATTATTTTAACACAGTCCGCCACGGCCTGGGCACTATAGTAATCGTATGCCGGCGTCATTTCTAACTCCGCTAAGACCGATTGTAAGTGCCGTTCCCCCACAAAATCGCTAAACTCAGCGGAATCATATTCGGCATGCTGCCGGAAAAATTCCTGTGCAAACAAGTAGAGTTGTTGGTAATCATCGTGTACGAAGTTAAAATCAGGCCGATTAATCACCTGGGTCCACACGTTTGAATCATGAAGCATCGCCGTTAATAGCTGCCGTTCGGCGTTTTCAACCCGCGAATACCGGGGTTGTTCCCGCTGCTGGGGGGCAGCTGGTGGAGGCGTGACCTTAGAGTGCGCGGGTCGCTGTTCGTGTTCTAACCGCTGACGGTCCTGATCACACTGCTCTTGCAGGCTGGCAAGTTCCAAATCCAAATCGGTGGCTAAGTCCTTCAGGTAGACGGTTCGTTCCACCGAACTATCCAAACTAGCAATTAACCGGGTTGCTTGTTGGGCATAATCAATCCGCTCTGCTTCGTTGCTAAGGTTGAACTGCGTCCGTAAGTACCGCAACCGAAATTTAATTACCGGTTCCCGACCGCTTTTAACGATGTTTTGGAAGCCAGCCGCCCCAAATTCACGCCGGTATTCATCGGGATCCATTCCATTTGGAATCTGAATGACCCCAATTTGGAATTGCTTGGTCTGTTCTAAGAGAGTTACTGCCCGCGCGATTGCTTTTTGTCCGGGAGTGTCCCCATCGTAGCAAATGTCGATGTGATCGGTTACCCGTTTCAAATCATAAATTTGTTCTTCGGTCAGACTGGTCCCCATGGAAGCTACTCCGTTCTCAATCCCAGCCTGCGTCGCAGAAATCACGTCCATGAAGCCCTCAAACAAGATCAGACGGTGTTCCTGCCGCGCTGCCTGGCGGGCCGTCGCATAGTTATATAAAACCCGGCGTTTGTTAAAAATTTCCGTTTCTGGACTATTTAAATACTTCGGCGCGTTGTCATCCGGTTGCAACAGGCGCCCGGAGAAGCCCACGAGCGCTCCAGTTAGGTTCGCAATTGGAAACATCAAGCGGTTCGAGAACCGGTCCTTTAAATTCCCCTGTTGATCTTCAACGAACAGCCCAGTTTTGCGCAACGTTTGGTAATCCGTTTTCCGTTCGGAAAAGAAGGACTGGAGCACTTGATTACCGGGTGCATACCCCAGGTTAAACCGGTCAATCATTTCCGGACTAATCTGGCGTTTTTTTAGATAAGCCCGAGCCGTTTCTCCCAGTTTCGTATTAACCAGGATGTGGTGATACAACTGGGCAGCTTCCTGATGGGCAGCAATTAACGGCTGTTGCTGCTGGTGTTTCGGATTGGTTGCTTGGGTCGTAACCCCCGCTGGCAACTCAATTCCATCATCCTTCGCCACTGCTTCCACTGCTTCGGGAAAGGAGAGCCCCTTTAAATCCATTAAAAAGGTGAAAACATTGCCACCCCGACCACAACTAAAACAGTGAAAAATTTGTTTACCTTCATTTACCGAAAACGAGGCGGTCCGTTCTTCATGAAAGGGACATAAGCCAAACAAGTTTTGCCCCGCTTTTTTTAACTGAACGTACTTACTGACCACGTCTGTGATGTTGGTACTGGTCCGCACCCGTTCAACAAAGTCTTCTGGCAACTTTGGCATGTTGGTCCCCCTCCTTTACTTGGCTTTTTACTTTACCATGACCGCTTCCACGTCAGCAAAATGCTGAATTAAAGCCGCTAATTGCTGCATTTCCGTTAGTCGATTCTGCCGAACGGCCGGATCCTTGGTCATGATCATCGTGGCATCAAAATAACTGTCAATCACGGGCCGCAGATCTGCCAACGCCGCATAAGCATCTGAGGCTG includes the following:
- the dnaG gene encoding DNA primase; translation: MPKLPEDFVERVRTSTNITDVVSKYVQLKKAGQNLFGLCPFHEERTASFSVNEGKQIFHCFSCGRGGNVFTFLMDLKGLSFPEAVEAVAKDDGIELPAGVTTQATNPKHQQQQPLIAAHQEAAQLYHHILVNTKLGETARAYLKKRQISPEMIDRFNLGYAPGNQVLQSFFSERKTDYQTLRKTGLFVEDQQGNLKDRFSNRLMFPIANLTGALVGFSGRLLQPDDNAPKYLNSPETEIFNKRRVLYNYATARQAARQEHRLILFEGFMDVISATQAGIENGVASMGTSLTEEQIYDLKRVTDHIDICYDGDTPGQKAIARAVTLLEQTKQFQIGVIQIPNGMDPDEYRREFGAAGFQNIVKSGREPVIKFRLRYLRTQFNLSNEAERIDYAQQATRLIASLDSSVERTVYLKDLATDLDLELASLQEQCDQDRQRLEHEQRPAHSKVTPPPAAPQQREQPRYSRVENAERQLLTAMLHDSNVWTQVINRPDFNFVHDDYQQLYLFAQEFFRQHAEYDSAEFSDFVGERHLQSVLAELEMTPAYDYYSAQAVADCVKIIQQDAPLTAQIKTLKHEFAVAEQTGNELQQLKLATDLIKLQQQLDRLKATDD